The region AGCCGCAGCCGGACTGGGAGTTGGCGACCGGCGCGCTCGGGCACGCGATCCGCCGGCATCCCGAGCGCTTCCTCGACAAGAGCCGCTACTCGATGGACTGGTACTACCCGGTGCTCTCCGGCGCCCTGCGCGGCCCCCGCGCCCTGGCCCGGATCGAGGAGGGCTGGCCGCGTTTCGTGGTGCCGGGGCTCGGGGTGCGCTGTGTGCTGCCCAATCCCTGGGTGACCGGCGGCGAGACGGCGGAACTCGCGCTCGCGCTGTGGGCGGTGGGGGAGTCCGACCGCGCGGTGCGGCTGCTCGCCGACATGCAGCGCCTGCGGGCCGACGACGGCCTGTACTGGACCGGCTACGTCTTCGACGACGACGCCATGTGGCCGGTGGAACGCACCACCTGGACGGCCGGGGCACTGCTGTTGGCGGTGGCCGCGCTCGGGGGGGATGAGGCGACCACCGCCGTCTTCGGGGCGGAGCGACTGCCGAACGGGCTTGCGCCCGGCTGCTGTCCGCCCCGGCTCTGAGGGATCACCAGGCCGTCACGTCCTGTTGACCCGGCCCGCGATCGCATGCGCGATCAGCATGTAAACGACTGCGGGCAGACCGTAGTTGAGTACGGTGCGCCACTTCGCGTTGTCCGGTGTGAAGAGGTCCTTCGACCAGCCCGCCAACCAATTGGCCGAGTGGTGCACCCAGTCGACCAGGTCGTTCGCCCGGTTGGCGTCGAAGACGAAGAAGAGGATCCACAGTACGAGGATCAATGCAGCGATGTCTGCGGCGATGAGAATGATCACCGCGGCGGGGTTGCCGCCATACCGTCTGGCCATGACAGCCGCCTTGCCCCGAACGGGTGGTTGAAACCCGTCCGGGCGCCCACCGGTCGCGCGTGTGTACGGACCGGGTGATGCTGCGAGGACATAGGACGCAACCGTTCCCATACGCCCCGGAGGTCCCCCGTGCCGACCGGCATTCCGCTGCGCAGGACCCTTGTCGCGCTGCTGCTCGCCGCCGCCCTGCTGGCCCTGCCGGCCTGCGGCGGCGGCTCCTCCTCGGGCAGCGGTACGACCGGCGCGGTCAACATCACCGCGTCCGCCTCGCCGAGCCAGCAGAAGCTCGCCAAGACCCGCTTCGTGGCCAACGCCGGGCTCGCCGCCGGGGCGGTCTACCAGTGGGTCGTCAAGCCGTACCGCAAGGGCTCGTTCAAGAAGGGCGCCAAGAGCCGCACCCTCACGCTGGTCAAGGCGGGCCTGGCCGGCACCTTCGCGTACAACAGGCTCAAGGCCGCGGCCAAGAACGCGCAGGGCGATCCCACGCTGAGCAAGTACATGGCGCCGGTCGTCGCGGGCATCGGCGCGCTCAAGGACCTGCCGGGCAAGCTGCGCAAGGGCGACGGCAGCGCCGTGAACAGCTACAACGACGTCATCAACAAGGTGAAGGAGGCCGGCAAGAACGCCGGCGCCGACGTCAAGGACAAGGTGCCCTCGCTCGATGAGCTCAAGAGCGGCTGACCCCCCCGGCAGCACGGCGGCCGGCCACCCGGTGAGGGGTGGCCGGCCGCCGTGCGGTGCAGATACGGTTCAGCCGCGCTGGATGCCGCTGCTGTCCTGGAGCAGGCCGCGACGGCCGTCCTGGGTCTGCGCGATCAGCGCGGCACCGCGCTGGTCGACGGCCAGATACCAGGTGCCCGGCGTCAGCTCGGCGATCTGCGAGCCCGAACCGTCCTCGGCGAACAGCGGACGCGGCACCGGCACCGCGAACCAGAACGCGGTGAAGTCGGACGACGCCGGCGCGGCGGCGGTGGGCGTCGGCTGCGGAGCCGCGGCCTGCTGCGCACCGTACGGCTGCTGGCCGAACGCCGGGTCGACGGACTGCGCGCCGCCCGGGTAGCCGTAACCCGCCTGCTGCGGCGCGGCACCGTACGGAGCCGCGCCACCCACCGCGTACGGGTGGGCGGCCGGGGCCGGGGCGCCCACCAGCGGGGCCTTGAGCGCCGGCAGCCGGTTCGACAGCGGCGCGACGACCGCGATGACCAGGCCGAACAGCAGCGTCAGCCAGTTGCCCGCGCCCTTGTTGTAGTGGTCGGGGTTGTTGAACAGCGTCGACCACACAGCGGTCCAGCCGACGAAGAGCGACAGTGCCACGGCCCACTGCGCGAACGACAGCCCGAGCAGCTGCTTTCCGGCGAACTGGGGGGAACGTGCCAGGACCACGGCGGCTGCCGCCACGAGCGCCGCGAGCGTCACGGAGGGGAGGATCGGGAAGAAATCCGAGTGCCACAGATTCCTGGAGGCGGACATGCCCTCGAAATCGAGGCTGAGGAACGGCAGGAACGAGGCGATCAGGAGCAGCACCGCTGCTCCGATCACCGCGCCGTCTCCTCGGGTCAGGGAGCGGATGTTCACGTCAGGTCCTGTCCTTTGTCAGTTGGTTCGCTCGGGGCGGTGCCCCATGGTACGAGGGTGATCTTGGCCAAGGGGCCTGGTATGGGCATTGGTGCACGATCCATACCGGACTGCTACAGCCCTGTCACCTCTTCCCTTCAAGGAAGGCGGTGAGCCCGTCGGCGATCCCCTGGGCAGCGTGCTGCCGCCAGGCGGGGTTCGTCAACGCGGCGGCGTCGTGCGCGTTGCGCATGTTGCCGCATTCGATGAAGACCTTCGGCACGGTCGAGAGGTTGAGGCCGCCGAGGTCGTCGCGGATCGTCAGCCCTTTGCCGCCGAGGTAGTTGGCCAGCGGTTCGCCGGTGGCCGCGGTGAAGTGCGACCGCAGGGTGGTCGCCAGCCGCAGCGAGGGCGCCGCGATGGCGCGGGTGTCCGCCGCGCCCTGGTGCACCGACTTGGGTGCGATCACATGGAAGCCGAGGCGGTCCGCGGGCGCGCCGTCCGCGTGGATCGACAGCGCCGCGTCGGCGTGCGCGTCGTTCCCGATCCTGGCCCGCTCGTCCACGCACGGGCCGTAGGGCCGGTCGCCGTCGTAGGTCAGGACGACCTTCGCGCCGCGCGCCTCCAGCAACGTCCGCACCCGGTGGGCGACGTCCAGCGTGTAAGTGGCCTCCGGATAACCGGCGTTGGTCTCGGTGCCGGTGGTGTCGCACTCCTTGCGGTTGGTGCCGATGTCGACCGTTCTGCTGATCGCCGCGGTGTGTTCGGCGTTGCCGTTGTTGTGACCGGGGTCGATGACGACGGTCCTGCCCGCCAGTTCCCGGCCGGCCGCGCCGGCGCTCGCGCCGGTGTCACCGTCCGCCACGGGGGAGTCGCCGGAACCGCCGCCGTGCGCCGTCGCCAGGGAGCCGCGGCCCGCCGCCGGGTCAGGGTCGGAACGGTGCCGCGCGTCGTACACGAACCAGCCCCCGGCGAGGGCCGCGACCATCACGACTGCCGTGATGACCAGCGACCAACTCCAAGCGCCCCCGTCTGAGTCGTTGCTGAACACG is a window of Streptomyces sp. NBC_01477 DNA encoding:
- a CDS encoding N-acetylmuramoyl-L-alanine amidase; translated protein: MVAALAGGWFVYDARHRSDPDPAAGRGSLATAHGGGSGDSPVADGDTGASAGAAGRELAGRTVVIDPGHNNGNAEHTAAISRTVDIGTNRKECDTTGTETNAGYPEATYTLDVAHRVRTLLEARGAKVVLTYDGDRPYGPCVDERARIGNDAHADAALSIHADGAPADRLGFHVIAPKSVHQGAADTRAIAAPSLRLATTLRSHFTAATGEPLANYLGGKGLTIRDDLGGLNLSTVPKVFIECGNMRNAHDAAALTNPAWRQHAAQGIADGLTAFLEGKR